The window GGCCACCGCGGCCTCAGCCACCATGGAGGCCCTGGAGCGTTTCGGCCAGGTCAGCCTGATTTCCAGCCCGCATGTCCGGGTCAAGCACGGCCAGCCTGCCCTGTTCACATCCGGTCGCACCCAGAATTATGTCCACAGCCTGTCCCGGGATCGGGGCATCGACGTGGACCGGGAGACCTTCAGCGTGGAAGTACGCAGTCTTTTCGACGGCATCATGCTCGGCGTGGTGCCGTATGTGGATGACCACGGTGTCGTGGATCTGCATGTCTATCCCGTGGAAAGCCAGGTCAATCCGGCTAGCCTGGAACTGGTGGACATCACGGGAAGCGGAGACCGCATTACCCTGCCCGAGGTCTCCGTGCGCAACATTACCACCAATGTCCGGGCCCGAGATGGGGATACCGTAGTGTTGGGAGGGTTGATCGGCAAGACTGACTCCCGAAATCGTAGCGGCCTGATCGCGGCGTCCCGCTTTCCGCTCACCGGGGTCAACACCGGGCAGGCCAACATATCGGAGTTGGTGATCATCATGGATATTCGGGTGGTGGATTGAGCATTCTGCATGACAGCCTCGAGCGGCATCGCCGGGATACAGCCGCCACGACGAGTCCCTCCGCGCCGTGGTCCTTGCCCGAACCCGAGGCCCCTCGTCGAACGGTGCACGGTCTTTTGACCCGCCGGACCCAATTGTTGCTGGGCGGACTATTGCTGTTCAGCCTGGGAGCATGGGGAATCGTCCAGATATGGCCGGTGTCCGGGATGCCTCCCGAGGGAACGGGAGCTGGGAATCGCCCTGAGGTCTCCTCTTTCTCCATGTCAACGGCTTCCGCGCCGTCCGAACCGGCACGGGCCGTCCGCGAGCCCATCGTGCACATCGTGGAAGGCCGGGACGAGCCTGTATCCCGCCAAACTGCATCATCCCCATCGCCGGCCTTACCTCGGCCCCATGATCCGGCCGTGGTTCAATCCGTGGCTGAGAGCGACAGTGACGGTATTGGGGACAAACCGCTGGATGCATCCCCGTTTATGCTGGATCAGCGGGCCCTACAGGAGTTGAATCTGCGCTTGTCCACACTCCTGGCAGCCTTGGACCGCACCATTGACACGCCTGGGGATCAAACGTTCAGCGCTTTCCCAGATCAGGCAAAGACCAGGGGGGCGGATGACAAACCCGGCCTGAATGCATTCACGCCGGTGGAGGACTCTCATGCGCATTCAGTTGGTATTCCTGGGGGCATTCATGGGGACACCGTCGACGGAAAGGCTCCGAAGTCGCCAGAGGTGCATATCTCCGTGCGCACCAGTGCATCACCCCTGGATATGACTACGGTCAGAGTTCTGGAGGAGGAGTTGGGACTGGCCTTGCGAGCTGGGAACTGGGCGGCCTTTGACATGGCCTACAATCAGCTGGCGAGCCTGCGCACGGGAGAGATATTGTCCCGCTGGCAGGCGGCCCGGGCCATGGCCCAGGGGGACTTTGAGCAGGCCAGGCAGCTTTTGGAAGTGCTGCATCGCGCGAACCCGTATGACCTTCAGGCGGGCTTGAACCTGACTCTGGTCTATAAGGCCCAGGGCCGGATCGCGAAGGCCCGGACCATTGCCCGCAATTTGGCGAACCGGCACCCCCTTGATCCCGGGCTTCAGGACGTACTGGATCGCCTGGAAAGCACAAGAGCCCGATAGGGGCGATTGCGCGGGGGGGATGCTTCAGGGCGCGGTATCCGGTTGCTGGAACCGATAATGTGGCGAAAATACGAAAAAAAGGCGGCCCGGAATCGGACCGCCTTTGGTACTGTGATGCTTAGGCCGCGCCCTGGTTTAGGGCGAAGCCTTTGCCGTATCCGCCGGTGGAGGCGGGGGTGCCGGCAATTTTGGAGAGGTAGACGTTGCCCAGGGTTTTGATGTGGTCGGCAACGTTGTCGAAGTGGTTGAAGTGGGCCTGTTCTTCGTCGATGATCTGCTCGAAGAGCTTCATGCTGATGCTGTCTCCGTTATCGCGACAGACCAGCAGGAACTGGTTGTAGACATCAACGGTGTTGTCTTCCAGGTTGGCGTCAAAGGTGAAGATGGTTTCCACGTCTTGACCTTTTTGGGCTTTGGCAGCGGGGTCAGTGGTCGGCTCACCGCCGAGTTCCTTGACCCGCTCGGCGAACATTTCCGCGTGACGCATTTCGTCAATGGCGATCAGCTTCTGGTTGGCGGCCAATTCGCCGTAATCCATGTCGTCCAGGCCGTAGTGCTGGTTCATGTACTGGGAAATGGCGTGCAGTTCCATGGCCCGGGCCTTGTTCAGGACCTCGATGACCTTGGCCCTGCGCTCTTCCTTGCTTGCGGATCCTGTGGCTGTTTCCACGATGTGTCCTCCTTGGGATGTCTGGTATTCGATGTTGCGTGCCGTAATTGGCAAGTGATTCGTATGGAATGGTTGTCGCTGCAACGAACCTCATGGTAGTCGCGAGGAGGGCAAAGTCAATGGACGCGGAGAAGCGGTTCAGAGAGGGACTGGAACGGTTTCGCAGCCACGACAATCCCTCGCAAGCTGGAAATCAGGGCCAGGCATTGGCCAGTGATGCCCGGAAGCGGCCTTCCAGATGTCGTGCCGGACCGTCAAGAGATCCTGGAGACCTTGGAAACCCCGGATGCTTCCTGATTTTCCAGCTCAGTGACCAGAGAGGGCACATCGAGAATCAGGGCCAGCGCGCCGTTGCCCATGATTGTGGCTCCGGAGAGGCCTTGCATTCCGCTGAACACCCGGCCCAGGCCTTTGATGACGGTTTGGAGTTGGCCAATAATAGTGTCCACGACCAGGCCGACACGCCGGGTTCCGGCCTGGACCACGACAACCTGTTCGATTTCCGGCCCCTGTGTGTGCAATTTGTACCAATTTCTCAGAATCAGACAGGGCAAGAGTTCACCGCGAACATCATAGGCCCTGGCGATACGATCCCGTTCCGTCGGTCCGCGCTGTATTTCTACGCATTCCTGAACATCTGAGAGTGGAATGACGTAGTATTCCTCGTCCATGCTCACCAACAAACCTTCGATAATTGCCAGGGTCAGGGGCAGACCGATGCTGATGGTCGTTCCGTTGCCCGGTCGGCTGTCGATCTCCACCGTACCTTTGAGGGACTCCAGGGAACGTTTGACCACGTCCATGCCCACCCCCCGACCAGAGACCGCGGTAACGGTTTCCGCGGTGGAAAAACCAGGGTGAAAGATCAACTGCAGGACCTCCCGATCCGAGGGCCTGGTGTCGGATTTGGCCAAACCCCGCTCCACGGCCTTGGTGTAGATCCTGTCCGGGTCGATGCCGCCACCGTCGTCCGCGATGATGATCCGGACCTGTCCGGCGCTCTGCATGGCGGACAGCGTGATCGTGCCTTTGGCCGCCTTGCCCCGTTCGCGCCGGAGTTCCGCGACTTCGATGCCATGGTCGATGCTGTTGCGTAAAATGTGCACCAGGGGATCACTGAGCTTTTCGATGACGGTCTTGTCCAGTTCGGTCTCCGCGCCATGGGTCTTCAGTTCAATTTCCTTGCCCAGTTCCGAGGAAAGGTCCCGGACCAGACGGCGGAATCTGTTGAACGTCGTGCCAATGGGCACCATGCGCAGGGAGAGGGTTCGCTCCCGAAGGTCGTTACCCAAACGTTCGATCTCCTCACTGACCGAAGTCAGCAACGGGTTGTGGAGTTCGGATTCGATCTGTTTCAGCCGGGCCTGGGCAATAACCAACTGACCGACCAGGTCCACCATGTCGTCCAGCTTGGGTGCACTGACCCGGATGGAGGCGATCTCTTCGTTTTTTCCTGAACCGGGGCCAGCCGGAGGGCTTTGCTGGGCGTCGGACAGGGGGGCAGTGAGAGAGCCGGGTGGGGCAGATGGTGCGGAGGCAGTGGCCTGGAACGCACGATCGGTTGAGGGAGGGGCAGTTTCTGGTTTTGGCCACTGTGGTGTCGTCAGTGTATTTTGTTCCACCAGTTCCGATGGCTTGACTCCGTCAATCTGGGAAGAGGTTATTGATCTGGAGGCCGCGACCAGTAGGTCGGATGTTTCCTGACGATGTGCCTGGCGCAGTTCTTCGGCTTCAGCCGTGGTGATCTCCTGAAAGCGGACCACATCGCCCGGGTCGTCCAGGAAAAGAAATGTGTCACGGATTGTTTCGGCATCGACCACGGTGCGAAGAATCACGTCCCAACCTGTCCAGCAACGAGCTGGATCCAAATTTTCCAGGGCAGGGATATCCTGCACCGCGGCAAGAATGTCACAGGGACCAAGGGCGAGGATCTGATCCAGAAAGATTTGCGGATCGACGGTGTCCAGGGGTTTTTGCAGGGGCTGGTAGCG is drawn from Desulfonatronum thioautotrophicum and contains these coding sequences:
- a CDS encoding tetratricopeptide repeat protein, coding for MSILHDSLERHRRDTAATTSPSAPWSLPEPEAPRRTVHGLLTRRTQLLLGGLLLFSLGAWGIVQIWPVSGMPPEGTGAGNRPEVSSFSMSTASAPSEPARAVREPIVHIVEGRDEPVSRQTASSPSPALPRPHDPAVVQSVAESDSDGIGDKPLDASPFMLDQRALQELNLRLSTLLAALDRTIDTPGDQTFSAFPDQAKTRGADDKPGLNAFTPVEDSHAHSVGIPGGIHGDTVDGKAPKSPEVHISVRTSASPLDMTTVRVLEEELGLALRAGNWAAFDMAYNQLASLRTGEILSRWQAARAMAQGDFEQARQLLEVLHRANPYDLQAGLNLTLVYKAQGRIAKARTIARNLANRHPLDPGLQDVLDRLESTRAR
- a CDS encoding chemotaxis protein CheA; translation: MSGKMHLFIEECREMLAELESALLELEDEPDNIDGIHRIFRALHTIKGSSAMLGLEDIRELTNDLETLYDRIRAGKTPCSQAIITLSFRYKDLVHDYLRAPEQGLALDQTQLILADLEQVLKEETQTERSELHAPNQDHLPRKSMPQSDPAFAAPPVQTDSLACSPCHQNGSGNSGDDFKLYHLRYQPLQKPLDTVDPQIFLDQILALGPCDILAAVQDIPALENLDPARCWTGWDVILRTVVDAETIRDTFLFLDDPGDVVRFQEITTAEAEELRQAHRQETSDLLVAASRSITSSQIDGVKPSELVEQNTLTTPQWPKPETAPPSTDRAFQATASAPSAPPGSLTAPLSDAQQSPPAGPGSGKNEEIASIRVSAPKLDDMVDLVGQLVIAQARLKQIESELHNPLLTSVSEEIERLGNDLRERTLSLRMVPIGTTFNRFRRLVRDLSSELGKEIELKTHGAETELDKTVIEKLSDPLVHILRNSIDHGIEVAELRRERGKAAKGTITLSAMQSAGQVRIIIADDGGGIDPDRIYTKAVERGLAKSDTRPSDREVLQLIFHPGFSTAETVTAVSGRGVGMDVVKRSLESLKGTVEIDSRPGNGTTISIGLPLTLAIIEGLLVSMDEEYYVIPLSDVQECVEIQRGPTERDRIARAYDVRGELLPCLILRNWYKLHTQGPEIEQVVVVQAGTRRVGLVVDTIIGQLQTVIKGLGRVFSGMQGLSGATIMGNGALALILDVPSLVTELENQEASGVSKVSRIS
- a CDS encoding ferritin-like domain-containing protein, translating into METATGSASKEERRAKVIEVLNKARAMELHAISQYMNQHYGLDDMDYGELAANQKLIAIDEMRHAEMFAERVKELGGEPTTDPAAKAQKGQDVETIFTFDANLEDNTVDVYNQFLLVCRDNGDSISMKLFEQIIDEEQAHFNHFDNVADHIKTLGNVYLSKIAGTPASTGGYGKGFALNQGAA